Proteins from one Candidatus Neomarinimicrobiota bacterium genomic window:
- a CDS encoding LacI family transcriptional regulator, protein MNKVTIEDVANKAGVSKGTVSAVINGKNIVKPATRDRILAIMKELNFRPKGVARNLKNGKLLKSIGIIIKDLNYPFYTSIATGVRDYAKSKGYSLVVTSSENDHESEQQFSHLFSAKDIRGAIIAPIVEGTVEIEHLFKLKRINFPFVLLEDVKGIHANVVAIDNIAAIKKAVKYLIDNGHRDIVHFAGPPQSSHTQERIEGFRHAFSESSLVFSNDMIVSVGSSYDESFVKTKEYFQKRERSEYPTGIVCFNDQQALAVIMALKELDIKVPDEVSIIGNDDIYYARNYPVPLTTIRAPQYEIGQKAAELLIKNIESPKILPVERTVLETEFVVRDSTRSIES, encoded by the coding sequence ATGAACAAGGTCACTATCGAAGATGTAGCCAATAAGGCGGGTGTTTCCAAAGGGACAGTGTCCGCCGTTATTAATGGAAAAAATATTGTAAAACCCGCCACCCGGGATCGGATTCTGGCAATAATGAAGGAATTAAATTTCCGTCCCAAAGGCGTTGCGCGAAATTTAAAAAACGGGAAACTCCTTAAAAGTATCGGTATCATAATTAAAGATTTGAATTATCCGTTTTATACCTCAATTGCCACCGGTGTCCGTGATTATGCGAAAAGTAAGGGATACTCACTTGTTGTGACCAGTTCCGAAAATGATCATGAAAGCGAGCAGCAGTTCTCTCATCTATTTTCAGCCAAAGATATTCGCGGGGCAATTATTGCCCCTATTGTAGAGGGCACCGTAGAGATTGAGCACCTGTTTAAACTGAAACGCATTAATTTTCCGTTTGTCCTGCTGGAAGATGTTAAGGGTATTCATGCAAATGTGGTTGCGATTGATAATATTGCTGCGATAAAGAAAGCCGTCAAATATCTGATTGATAATGGCCACAGAGATATTGTCCATTTTGCCGGACCGCCACAGTCATCACACACGCAAGAACGCATAGAGGGCTTTCGTCACGCGTTCAGCGAAAGTTCGTTGGTGTTTTCCAATGATATGATTGTATCGGTTGGCTCCAGTTATGACGAAAGTTTTGTAAAGACAAAAGAATATTTTCAAAAGAGGGAAAGATCCGAATATCCAACTGGGATTGTCTGTTTCAATGATCAGCAGGCACTTGCGGTCATTATGGCGCTGAAAGAATTAGATATCAAGGTGCCTGATGAGGTCTCAATTATCGGCAACGATGATATCTACTACGCCAGGAATTATCCCGTGCCGCTCACCACCATCAGGGCTCCTCAATACGAGATAGGGCAGAAGGCGGCCGAGCTTCTAATAAAGAATATCGAGTCGCCAAAAATACTCCCGGTTGAGCGCACTGTACTGGAAACTGAATTTGTAGTTCGGGATTCGACACGGAGTATCGAGTCCTGA
- a CDS encoding TonB-dependent receptor gives MKRFKKITQVFGISVLTIFITAYSLQAQSGTVRGLVQDSESGEPLAGANVVILGNNPMGAATDLHGQYQINGVPAGTHTLTVAYIGYKRIEREITVEAGERTIVNFEMVHETVRGEEVVVTAQSKGQLQAINQQLSSDKISNVVSEAKIRELPDFNAAQAIGRLPGVSTQKSSGEANKVVIRGLSPKYNSIEIEGIKLSATGSSQIGVSSLENTSGNLNNDRSVDLTMVTPYMIRTISLFKSLTPDMNANSIGGTVNMELREAPSERHFNMLWQSGYTAKSNTYGNYRAVLSGSDRFYNELLGVYALVNAESYDRDADNMTASYSTRSTEISPNGFPPVRVSSVTMNRHIERRNRYGANLILDYMLPSGNLKAVNMFARLNSDYNDYNQGLDYSGGDINWSFRHGKNTIDQQVNSLKLDYDLGFMSTDIAVAYTSSTNKLNDSPYYSFNQTGGIQSNNVEDNVVPDSLPHLVNYFGDSTAVVRSVSLFNSTYQEQKSTFKGDFIVPFNLFSRINGYIKFGGQYDYQVNTNDQSTPYAGLSGANNPGSIQYRMMDSLASNFDLESNSNGLFPAAEFTARDDDLYSPFLNDRFGQFYYAPRAGMLNNMIDYLHGNPEFESAGSATDPGGWFDGPYQRLANDYEYTENYYAGYLMSRINILKFMIIGGARYEKVTSEYFAYNARDRRNPQTQVMYPVTAKPENEFWLPMGQVRYSPFGWMDIRYAYTQTLARPDYHQLSPKYTITQSNQVYAGNPNLKPAEAFNHDVNVSFHGSKLGLLSIGAFHKTIEDFTYSSSFELNEYTKEAGLDSIERFQNPGPNPDARITLHKYINSPYKATVQGLELDLQTSLWYLPFPFDGMVFGVNYSYIESETRYPLYDLIADYTTRPPTFTFIDSSRTGRLVDQPENVVNSYIGYDYKGFSTRLSIIYQGNSVSYVGRYPQQDGYTKDYFRVDLSARQQLPWQGTEIFLDITNLNDERNISAQRSIDGFTNVQNYGMTANLGIRLRY, from the coding sequence ATGAAAAGATTTAAGAAAATTACGCAGGTATTTGGCATAAGTGTATTAACAATCTTCATTACAGCTTACTCCCTGCAAGCCCAGTCAGGAACAGTACGAGGTCTCGTCCAGGATTCAGAATCCGGAGAACCGCTGGCCGGTGCCAATGTCGTAATTCTTGGTAATAATCCTATGGGGGCGGCGACCGATCTCCATGGTCAATATCAGATTAATGGGGTTCCCGCCGGTACACACACTTTAACTGTCGCCTATATCGGGTACAAGCGAATAGAGAGAGAGATAACTGTTGAGGCGGGCGAACGGACGATAGTGAATTTTGAGATGGTACATGAGACCGTGCGCGGAGAAGAGGTTGTGGTGACTGCGCAGTCGAAAGGACAGTTACAGGCGATTAACCAGCAACTCTCATCCGATAAAATATCCAATGTCGTGTCAGAGGCAAAAATCAGGGAACTGCCGGATTTTAACGCTGCACAAGCCATCGGACGGTTGCCGGGGGTTTCAACGCAGAAAAGTTCAGGCGAAGCAAATAAGGTTGTCATCAGGGGGCTCTCGCCGAAGTATAATTCCATTGAAATCGAAGGGATTAAGCTCTCCGCCACGGGAAGTTCACAGATTGGAGTATCTTCACTCGAAAACACTTCAGGCAACCTGAATAATGACCGAAGTGTCGATCTCACAATGGTAACTCCTTATATGATAAGAACAATTTCACTTTTTAAATCCCTGACGCCCGATATGAATGCAAACTCCATAGGTGGTACAGTAAATATGGAGCTGCGGGAAGCACCCTCTGAGCGACATTTCAACATGCTTTGGCAATCTGGGTACACCGCAAAAAGTAATACATACGGAAATTATCGTGCGGTCCTGTCTGGAAGCGATCGGTTCTATAACGAATTACTCGGCGTTTATGCGCTGGTCAATGCCGAATCATACGACCGGGATGCAGATAACATGACTGCCTCGTATAGTACACGTTCTACAGAGATTTCACCGAATGGTTTTCCCCCGGTCCGGGTGTCAAGTGTTACCATGAACCGGCATATTGAAAGAAGGAACCGATATGGGGCAAATCTGATATTGGACTATATGTTGCCTTCCGGAAATCTCAAAGCCGTAAATATGTTTGCCCGGTTGAATTCGGATTATAACGATTATAACCAGGGACTGGATTATTCGGGCGGTGATATTAATTGGTCATTCCGCCATGGGAAAAATACCATCGACCAGCAGGTAAATTCCCTGAAGCTCGATTACGATTTAGGGTTTATGTCGACCGATATAGCTGTCGCCTATACATCATCCACCAATAAACTAAATGATTCGCCGTATTATTCTTTTAACCAGACCGGTGGAATACAATCAAATAATGTCGAAGATAACGTGGTACCGGACAGTCTGCCGCACCTGGTGAATTATTTCGGTGATTCAACGGCTGTTGTCCGCTCAGTTAGCCTGTTTAACAGTACGTATCAAGAACAAAAATCTACATTTAAGGGTGATTTTATCGTTCCGTTTAATCTGTTTTCTCGCATTAATGGATATATCAAATTCGGCGGACAGTATGATTACCAGGTAAACACAAATGATCAGTCGACGCCGTACGCCGGCTTAAGTGGAGCGAACAATCCCGGTTCTATTCAATACAGGATGATGGACTCCCTGGCCTCCAATTTTGATTTAGAGTCGAATTCAAACGGCCTCTTTCCCGCGGCTGAATTCACTGCGAGAGACGATGATCTCTATTCTCCATTCCTGAATGACAGGTTTGGCCAATTCTATTATGCGCCACGCGCTGGCATGCTGAACAATATGATAGATTATCTCCACGGCAACCCAGAGTTCGAGTCGGCTGGCTCCGCCACAGATCCCGGTGGATGGTTTGATGGTCCCTATCAGCGGCTGGCTAATGATTACGAATATACGGAGAACTACTATGCCGGGTACCTGATGTCGCGGATTAACATCCTGAAATTCATGATAATCGGCGGCGCGCGCTATGAGAAGGTCACGTCGGAATATTTTGCATACAATGCCCGGGACAGAAGAAATCCCCAGACTCAGGTCATGTACCCTGTTACCGCTAAGCCTGAAAACGAATTCTGGCTTCCGATGGGGCAGGTTCGATATTCTCCATTCGGTTGGATGGATATCCGATATGCCTATACTCAAACCCTTGCCAGACCTGACTACCATCAGTTATCCCCAAAATATACTATTACCCAAAGCAACCAGGTATATGCAGGTAATCCCAATCTGAAACCTGCTGAGGCTTTTAATCATGATGTGAATGTTTCGTTTCATGGAAGTAAGTTGGGCTTACTTTCCATTGGTGCGTTTCATAAAACTATCGAAGATTTTACCTATAGTTCCTCTTTTGAACTGAATGAATATACAAAAGAAGCCGGGCTCGATTCTATTGAGCGATTTCAAAATCCGGGACCGAATCCAGACGCCAGAATTACCCTCCATAAATATATCAATAGCCCATATAAAGCGACGGTACAGGGGCTGGAGTTGGATCTCCAGACAAGTTTATGGTATCTCCCTTTTCCGTTCGATGGCATGGTTTTCGGTGTAAACTACAGCTATATCGAATCGGAAACCCGCTATCCATTATATGACCTGATTGCCGATTATACTACCCGGCCACCAACATTTACCTTTATCGACAGTTCCAGAACCGGTCGTCTCGTCGATCAGCCGGAGAATGTTGTTAACTCATATATCGGATACGACTACAAAGGGTTTTCCACCCGGTTGTCGATTATCTATCAGGGGAATTCCGTGAGCTATGTCGGCCGGTATCCACAACAGGACGGTTATACAAAAGATTATTTTCGTGTTGATTTGTCGGCGCGGCAGCAGCTGCCGTGGCAGGGAACAGAAATTTTCCTGGATATTACCAACCTGAACGATGAGAGAAATATTTCAGCACAACGGTCGATTGACGGATTTACTAATGTCCAAAATTATGGTATGACAGCAAATTTAGGCATTCGCCTCAGGTATTAA
- a CDS encoding HDIG domain-containing protein: MEFSREDALTLLHEQTKSTNLRKHALAVEAGMQWYAEYFDEDVEKWRIVGLLHDMDYEKHPTKDEHPFVGVEILRDHGYPEEITRAILSHADYTGVSRETLMEKTLYAVDELSGFIVAVALVRPNGIGDMKVKSVTKKLKQSSFAASVDRDAIRAGADDLGINLNDHIRHVIEALQSVREDLEI; the protein is encoded by the coding sequence ATGGAATTTTCACGAGAAGATGCATTGACATTACTGCATGAACAGACTAAATCGACAAACCTGCGTAAACATGCTTTGGCGGTCGAGGCTGGGATGCAATGGTATGCTGAGTATTTCGATGAAGATGTGGAGAAATGGCGCATCGTCGGTCTGCTGCATGACATGGATTATGAGAAACACCCGACCAAGGATGAACATCCGTTCGTCGGTGTGGAGATACTCAGGGATCATGGCTATCCCGAAGAGATTACCCGTGCAATCCTGAGCCACGCGGATTACACAGGCGTTAGCCGGGAGACGCTGATGGAGAAAACGCTTTACGCCGTCGATGAGCTCTCGGGATTTATCGTTGCAGTCGCGCTGGTTCGCCCCAACGGTATTGGTGATATGAAGGTCAAATCGGTAACAAAAAAGCTGAAGCAATCCAGCTTTGCCGCCTCCGTGGACAGGGACGCCATCCGCGCAGGAGCCGATGATCTTGGGATTAATCTGAATGACCATATCCGGCATGTCATCGAAGCGCTGCAGAGTGTGCGTGAAGACCTGGAGATTTAG
- a CDS encoding ABC transporter ATP-binding protein, which produces MTHLLEVTDLKTYFYTDEGTSKAVDGVSFYVDKGETLGIVGESGCGKSVTNLSVMRLIPEPPGKIVEGQITFNGRDVLALKDSHLRQIRGNEISMIFQEPMTSLNPVFTCGSQIMEAVRLHQKVGKKEARKRAIEMLNMVGIPAPEQRIDEYPHQLSGGMRQRVMIAMALSCNPNLLIADEPTTALDVTVQAQILDLIEELQERLEMAVIMITHDLGVIAEVADRVMVMYAGKVVEQGTTEQIFKEPKHPYTIGLLKSMPVLNQKKDRLAVIEGVVPNPTDFPSGCKFHTRCPLNDGADCENREPELQSNGGDPEHTARCHYINKATTELREWEEYS; this is translated from the coding sequence ATGACTCACTTACTCGAAGTTACTGATTTAAAAACATATTTCTACACGGATGAGGGGACGTCCAAAGCGGTTGACGGCGTCTCGTTTTATGTCGATAAGGGCGAGACGCTGGGTATCGTTGGCGAATCCGGCTGCGGTAAGAGTGTTACGAATCTTTCGGTAATGCGCTTGATTCCTGAGCCTCCCGGGAAGATTGTCGAAGGGCAGATTACCTTTAATGGCAGAGATGTTCTTGCGCTGAAGGATTCACACCTCCGGCAGATCCGTGGCAACGAGATTTCGATGATATTTCAGGAACCAATGACGTCGCTGAATCCGGTCTTCACCTGTGGCAGCCAGATTATGGAGGCCGTCAGGTTGCATCAGAAGGTGGGAAAGAAGGAAGCCAGGAAACGCGCCATTGAAATGCTCAACATGGTGGGAATTCCGGCACCGGAACAGCGTATAGACGAGTATCCGCACCAACTTTCCGGCGGCATGCGCCAGCGGGTGATGATTGCCATGGCATTGTCGTGTAATCCGAATCTCCTGATTGCCGACGAGCCGACTACCGCGCTGGATGTTACGGTACAGGCCCAAATCCTCGATTTAATCGAGGAACTTCAGGAGCGCCTCGAAATGGCCGTCATTATGATTACGCATGATCTCGGCGTGATTGCCGAGGTGGCGGACCGGGTGATGGTCATGTATGCCGGAAAAGTCGTGGAGCAGGGAACCACGGAACAGATTTTTAAAGAGCCCAAGCATCCGTATACCATCGGGTTGCTAAAATCCATGCCTGTGCTGAACCAGAAAAAGGATCGTCTGGCTGTCATCGAAGGCGTGGTCCCGAATCCCACGGATTTCCCCAGCGGATGTAAATTCCATACGCGTTGTCCACTGAATGATGGCGCAGATTGTGAGAATCGTGAGCCGGAACTGCAGAGCAATGGCGGAGATCCCGAGCACACGGCGCGATGTCACTATATCAACAAGGCAACAACGGAACTGCGGGAGTGGGAGGAATACTCGTAA
- a CDS encoding alpha/beta fold hydrolase, with protein sequence MSPLPEWLDRNQYPFNPRRFNGSFGEINYVDEGSGPVIVFIHGNPTWSFLYRILIRKLSKNFRCIAPDLLGFGLSEAPKTFSYAPENQAKVIAEFIQHFSFPQVTLVVHDWGGPIGLSYALSHPEEIRNILVFNSFMWPVRQFAKFNLFSSLLGSGWTLQLHIQQNVFAKFIMPFGFSNPLHFIRKTRSQYTRPLHSRESRYATWQMLRSLHSSENWLRHLWESRTRLDNIPKLFLWGMQDLIFDRYQLAIWRTIYPDAEVHRIFGANHYVPEELSMPDIRIIDKFMHREGR encoded by the coding sequence ATGAGTCCACTCCCCGAATGGCTCGATAGAAACCAATATCCGTTCAATCCACGTCGTTTCAACGGTTCATTCGGTGAAATAAATTACGTTGACGAAGGCAGCGGCCCCGTCATTGTTTTTATCCACGGCAATCCTACCTGGTCTTTTTTGTACCGTATATTAATCCGGAAGCTCTCGAAGAACTTCCGATGCATCGCACCGGACTTGTTGGGGTTTGGCTTGTCAGAAGCCCCAAAAACTTTTTCTTATGCTCCGGAAAATCAGGCGAAAGTTATTGCCGAGTTCATTCAACACTTTAGTTTTCCGCAGGTTACTCTTGTAGTACATGATTGGGGTGGACCAATTGGGCTATCCTATGCTTTAAGTCACCCCGAAGAAATCCGTAATATACTGGTTTTTAATAGTTTCATGTGGCCTGTCAGACAGTTCGCTAAGTTTAATCTGTTTAGCTCGCTTCTCGGTTCTGGATGGACGCTTCAATTGCATATTCAACAAAACGTTTTTGCCAAATTTATCATGCCGTTCGGATTTTCAAATCCGTTGCACTTTATCCGGAAAACCCGTTCACAATACACACGCCCACTACATTCCAGGGAGTCAAGATACGCCACCTGGCAAATGCTCCGCTCACTGCATTCATCTGAAAATTGGCTCCGCCATCTCTGGGAATCCCGGACCCGGCTGGATAATATCCCGAAACTATTTCTCTGGGGAATGCAGGATCTTATATTTGACAGATACCAATTAGCGATTTGGCGGACAATATATCCGGATGCGGAGGTGCACCGTATCTTTGGCGCCAATCATTATGTTCCGGAGGAATTGAGTATGCCGGATATTCGAATAATTGACAAATTCATGCACAGGGAAGGGAGATGA
- a CDS encoding T9SS type A sorting domain-containing protein has product MRKLLILLCITVIGAVPLHAQKDTVYVQGAIESGQEGTLNDAIEAAQADGSINNTVFKLTSYDYYVLTSTIEIDVGETLEIVGPTPGTTQASAPPQIMWTSSGGIDTEYNILTYGDITLKNVWLRYADVQGNQIGSALRFADDPDPDEQERGVFEGVIFDYAPSTTNGSGSVSITADHFVGIFKNSYFRNNVDPHFRYYGRAVSFPYQSSGWHIDSVLFENTTFANMGYVLMQEGAEWSDNVHFNHCTFLNIAMFSLESGWWHNMHVTNSIFVNPFMYGYIPAQVPEGAEPNGGVFSIAEVDSFGFEVDFTDPERQILYTHSSYIYEDWLLDWMENNPYSKEKYQNREEDLIPMPQPMLNQATMDFMDSTDADGNRVHPLMNRAFLYEDVNPRFIEPATNHDSLKAWLLKKWDTNEDTNWAYKPEAGYNQTWPLPENMAYENDTLLTAGMGEFPLGDLYHWFPDKYEEWKAQRSDEVDRIHTWMETGKDPTTGLSPQSDGTITAFTLEQNYPNPFNPTTSIKYSVPKTDHVVLAVYNSLGQEVVTLYEGRKAAGTYTATFDGTDLPSGVYFYRLQSDDVSFTKKLVLLK; this is encoded by the coding sequence ATGAGGAAATTGCTAATATTGCTGTGTATTACAGTGATAGGAGCGGTGCCCTTGCATGCACAGAAGGATACAGTGTATGTACAAGGGGCAATTGAATCCGGTCAGGAGGGTACCCTGAATGATGCAATTGAAGCCGCCCAAGCTGATGGGTCAATTAATAACACGGTATTTAAATTGACCTCGTATGATTATTACGTATTAACATCCACCATAGAGATTGACGTCGGAGAAACGCTGGAAATCGTCGGGCCGACACCCGGAACCACCCAGGCGAGTGCTCCTCCGCAGATTATGTGGACCTCCAGCGGTGGTATCGATACGGAATACAATATTCTTACCTATGGAGATATTACCCTGAAGAACGTCTGGCTGCGATATGCCGACGTGCAGGGAAACCAGATCGGTTCGGCATTACGTTTTGCCGATGATCCTGATCCGGACGAACAGGAACGCGGTGTTTTTGAGGGAGTCATTTTTGATTATGCCCCTAGCACAACAAATGGCAGCGGTTCGGTCAGTATAACAGCCGATCACTTTGTGGGGATTTTCAAAAATAGCTATTTCAGGAATAACGTCGATCCGCATTTCAGGTATTACGGCCGCGCGGTTTCGTTTCCGTATCAATCCAGCGGCTGGCATATTGATAGTGTCCTGTTTGAAAACACCACCTTCGCAAATATGGGTTATGTACTCATGCAGGAAGGCGCCGAATGGAGCGATAATGTCCATTTTAACCACTGTACCTTCCTGAATATTGCCATGTTTTCTTTGGAATCCGGCTGGTGGCATAACATGCATGTGACGAATTCTATCTTTGTGAATCCGTTTATGTATGGATATATCCCGGCACAGGTACCGGAGGGCGCAGAACCGAACGGCGGCGTTTTTTCAATTGCAGAGGTCGATTCCTTCGGTTTTGAGGTGGATTTTACCGATCCTGAACGGCAGATATTATATACCCATTCCAGCTATATCTATGAAGATTGGCTGTTAGACTGGATGGAAAATAATCCGTATAGCAAAGAAAAATACCAAAACAGGGAAGAAGATTTAATTCCAATGCCCCAGCCAATGTTAAACCAGGCGACGATGGATTTTATGGATTCCACCGATGCAGATGGGAACAGGGTGCACCCCCTGATGAACAGAGCTTTTCTCTATGAAGATGTGAATCCACGGTTCATTGAACCGGCAACCAACCATGATAGCCTGAAGGCCTGGCTCCTGAAAAAATGGGATACGAACGAAGATACGAATTGGGCTTATAAGCCGGAAGCAGGATATAATCAAACCTGGCCACTCCCGGAAAATATGGCATACGAAAATGATACCCTGCTGACAGCCGGTATGGGAGAATTTCCGCTTGGTGACCTGTATCACTGGTTCCCGGATAAATATGAAGAGTGGAAAGCACAGAGATCTGACGAAGTCGATCGCATACATACCTGGATGGAAACCGGTAAAGATCCGACAACTGGACTTTCTCCACAATCTGATGGAACCATTACGGCGTTTACTCTGGAACAGAACTACCCCAATCCATTTAATCCGACCACCAGTATAAAATACAGCGTTCCTAAGACGGATCATGTGGTATTGGCTGTCTACAACAGTCTTGGTCAAGAAGTTGTAACGCTGTATGAAGGCCGGAAAGCAGCGGGTACATATACGGCAACTTTTGATGGAACCGATTTGCCCAGCGGGGTCTATTTCTACCGTCTGCAGAGTGATGACGTATCGTTTACCAAGAAACTGGTTCTCTTAAAATAA